From the genome of Gracilinanus agilis isolate LMUSP501 chromosome 2, AgileGrace, whole genome shotgun sequence, one region includes:
- the PMPCA gene encoding mitochondrial-processing peptidase subunit alpha isoform X2, translating into MKQNMLVESLTFWKNWHFRLLPDLAAKMKFSLPWKSMGAFVIARHQGMDTTMYAVSADTKGLDTVVGLLADVVLQPKLSDEEIEMTRMAVQFELEDLNMRPDPEPLLTEMIHEAAYRENTVGLHRFCPAENIPKIDQKVLHSYLRNYYTPDRMVLAGVGIEHEQLVECARKYLLGTDPVWSSGQAKDVDRSIAQYTGGIIKIERDMSDVSLGPTPIPELTHIMIGLESCSFLEEDFIPFAVLNMMMGGGGSFSAGGPGKGMFTRLYLNVLNRHHWMYNATSYHHSYEDTGLLCIHASADPRQVREMVEIITREFILMGGAVGEVELERAKTQLMSMLMMNLESRPVIFEDVGRQVLATNSRKLPHELCALIRNVKSDDIRRVAAKMLRGKPAVAALGDLTDLPTYEHIQAALASKDGRLPRMYRLFR; encoded by the exons GTGATTGCCAGACATCAAGGTAT ggatacTACCATGTATGCTGTATCTGCTGATACAAAAGGACTGGATACTGTGGTTGGCTTATTAGCTGATGTAGTATTGCAACCAAAATTATCAG atgaagaaattgaaatgacTCGAATGGCTGTCCAGTTTGAATTAGAGGACCTAAATATGAGGCCTGATCCAGAGCCACTACTCACAGAAATGATTCATGAA GCTGCATACAGGGAAAATACAGTGGGCTTGCACCGTTTTTGTCCAGCAGAAAATATTCCCAAAATTGATCAAAAAGTACTTCATTCTTACCTGAGAAACTACTACACTCCTGACCGCATGGTACTGGCTGGTGTAGGGATAGAACATGAGCAATTGGTGGAGTGTGCCAGAAAATATCTCCTTGGAACAGATCCAGTTTGGAGTAGTGGGCAGGCCAAGGATGTTGACAGATCTATTGCACAGTATACCGGAGGGATTATTAAG ATAGAAAGAGACATGTCAGATGTGAGTCTGGGGCCCACACCAATTCCTGAACTCACACATATCATGATAGGCCTGGAGAGCTGTTCTTTTTTG GAGGAAGATTTCATCCCCTTTGCAGTGCTAAACATGATGATGGGAGGAGGAGGTTCTTTTTCAGCTGGTGGACCAGGAAAGGGAATGTTTACCAGACTCTATCTCAATGTGCTAAACAG gCACCATTGGATGTATAATGCAACTTCCTATCACCACAGTTATGAAGATACAGGTCTCTTGTGTATTCATGCCAGTGCTGATCCTAGACAG gttCGAGAAATGGTAGAGATCATTACaagagaatttattttaatgGGTGGAGCTGTGGGTGAG GTGGAGCTTGAGAGAGCCAAGACACAACTTATGTCCATGCTCATGATGAACTTAGAATCCAGACCTGTAATTTTTGAGGATGTAGGAAGGCAGGTGCTGGCAACAAACTCCAGAAAACTACCTCATGAACTGTGTGCTCTCATTC GTAACGTGAAGTCAGATGATATCAGACGAGTAGCTGCTAAGATGCTTCGGGGTAAACCTGCAGTAGCTGCCTTGGGGGATTTGACAGATCTGCCCACATATGAACATATTCAAGCAGCACTAGCCAGTAAAGATGGAAGACTGCCAAGAATGTATAGGCTTTTCCGATAA